The DNA segment GGTGAAGAAACTCCACTGCAACGGACATCTGGCGAAGGATGTTGCCGAAAAGGCAGGCAGAGGCATGTGCAAGTGCACATGTCAACAAGCGTATTCATCAATGTGCGATCTGCGAAGCGTGAAAGAAGCTGAGCTTCCGACAGGCTTTTATGTAGATTCGCGCGTAATTTGATACCGTATCGTGGCGGGTAGTTAACGGGGGGTTTACTAATGATACGTTCGATGCTATCAACCGACTGACGAAGACACCAAGGGATTAGAAGCATTAGAGTTGGGATCGGTGTTGAATTTCAACGGTCATAAAAGCGTGCTCCGTCCAATGCGCGTCAAGGATTTCTCCGGTGTTTAAAGTTGTCTTCTGCTTTCGATAATGTTACCCGTTTTTTATTCACCCCATTTAAACtatttgcaattatttttttaatttcccacaaaaaaacccttataCAAGGATGCATGGTACCAGTGCCTCCCAGATAAAGATGTAAAAATGGCAAAGAGCATACATTTTATCGAAAACGATTTATTATGCCGAGTCATAAATGGTGTCCCGAGGAACCAAGTTGACTTACCACATTTTTACTGCACTGCAAAACAGTTCTAAAAATACGCCGCACTCCCCCTGCCGAATCGAATGTTTTGCAGCGGCAGAAAACATGGCTCTGGCCACGATGCAGCAGAAGTAAATCAGCCGAGTGCCTTCCTGGGTTGCTGCCCCCTATTCCCTCCGATCGTACCGGGCTTGATGGACGTGATCTTGGCGGTGATGAACGACGAACGGAACTGGAAGCCAGCTGGAAGATGCTGGTAGTAGAGACAGAAGAGCACGACACGAACGTTACTAGGTGGGAGTGTTGAAGAAGGAATGTttcgaagaagcaaaaaaaaagtggtgCAATAAATTAAGTCCCGCGAAGTTACCCTGTTGGTATCCTCGAGGCGAGGAGGAGGGGTTAAGCATACTGCTGTGGGGGTTGTAGAACTGGGGAGCTAATTTTAAACCCGCTGCATGTGTACGTTTCTCGAAGAAGCTATGCAATACGCCAGGCGAATTAGGCAGTGCAATACAGACACGTCTCCCACTCATGAGCAACGTGCCAACTCGTTGGAGGGATAGCCAGTTTTATAGCACACGGCTTAAGGAGTACTGTTTTATTATATTCGAAGTTTTATACGCCAGCCCgtacaaaaaatacattattatTACAATGCAATTAATATTTTACTATTGGCGAGCCACCCAAAAATGGTAAACATCTCTAGCCCACGGAGATTTAATCTTCTTCTTGCACTGTGTGCGTTTTATGCCTTTACCTAGGGAGGGTTGCATTCGTTTAATTCGTTCTTTGAAAGTTTTATTGCAGAATGCAGTTCACCTTGAAAATACACTACCACCGCACCCCTAGCCTAGGTACTTCTTTCACTCGCGCTCGCGCTTTTAGCTTCCAATAATCCGGCCCAGACAATCCTTAATGCCAGCCGCTCTCCCCTTTGCGATACGTGCGCGCCCACCCGCGGGCATCCGACTATCGGTggaatgaaacataaaatagCGTGCTTCAGTCTTGCGATTGGGAAGagtgaacgaaaaaaacaaaaccgcgtCTTCTCCATTCGATTTACGACCGCCGGCGTACAGCGCGCTCCTAGTCACTGTTTAAAGGTTTTAAATTGTTCATTTACCGAGCCGAGCGATTTAATCCGCGCAAAAGAAGGGTAGGCAGTTTCGGGTGTGcgtacacattttttttttgcctgttgTAATTGTTCCCCAGCAGCTGAGAATCGTTTCGGAACGGGCGGCCCGGTTATTACCAGAGCGCGATGAGAGATGGTGCGTCTTTAACCAGAAAggcgcacacatgcacgtgGGCAATgggttttaaatttcaattttaacccgtacacaaacacacagagtgGATAAGTTCCATGAGTTGCCACAATTGTTAAGCTTTTGCCCTTTACAGGTTCACCCCCTCTGCCCAGTCCAAGGAAGTGTAGcatctgtgtgtgcgcgcgcgagcggTCCGCGGTCAGTAATCTTTGGCGTGCTTCATCTATGCGCGACCGCGGCGTGAGTTCATCAACCTGCAAGCGTCGTCTGCCAACGGGGTggggtgcgcgcgcgcgctcgccctCCCTTGTCGCTGTTTCAGCTGGAACTAATCATGTGTGGAGAAGctggaaaggaaagaagaatACGCACCACACCAACGCCCTTCGATCCCTTCTGCACCCAGaacagagggaaagaaaatgaaaagaaggaaTAAAAACATACGCACCTTCCGCCCCAAGATGATGAGGCTGCGTAGAAAACTTTGCGCGACCGTGCACGCACAAAACGGGGCGCACAATGGGGTGGAACCGCTCGGTTTGTTGTCCCCCTTTTCGGCTAGGCGAACATAGAACCAAAGAAGAAAACGGAGATGTAAGCTTCGTTTCAGGAGAAGTTTGTTCCCCATTCCTCTACGGTCCTGTTCGTTTCCTCGCTGGCCTACCACCCCAAATGGGGAAAGTAAGCATCCCGGTTTGGCAGAAAAGATGCTATCAAGCGTACGGTGTTAACGATCTCGTTTATGATCGTCGTTACGATTTGTTTCGGATCGTTGAATTTGGAACGATGCGGCTAAAGTGTGCGAAAGAGTGCGGTGGTATTAACGCACGCTGCTAATGGGTGCCTCAGTTAGGTCGGCCGGGACCGCTTCAGCGCGCGGCTGATGACCCCGTGGTGCGAATCAATCCACCAATCAAACGATGGCTATAATTTAGCTCTTGAGCAATTAGGACAATCAGCTTCTTTCAAGCACGCACCGAGATGCAGCGGACATAAAAGCGGAAGGCTACAAATGTGAAACTGCCTGAAGAAGGGCAGAGGAGCAAATTGAAACCAAACCGACGGGTTTACAGTTGTGTTCTTTTTGTAATTTCAACCATCCATCTGCACATTTCCTTTGCATGTTTCTCACTTTCGGTGTTTCATCGAGGGCGCACACCCTTCCGCCCTGTTGAGGATGCACAACAGGACGCGACCAATTCGTGGCTTTGGATAGTGATTTttgggctttttttatttacatccACGCTACACACTAGTCACCAACAAACCGGCATCCCGCGGGTCAATGTAACGAGAAAGTAAACCTAACGGATGGGTTGCCAGTACTCCAGCACATCGGCATACTTTTTGCGCTCTAAAAGAGAAGATGCATACAAATTGATTAGTTACAACAAATACAACAGTCCTTCAAGGCAGCAGCATCCTCCTCCACGACAGTGTTACTAACCAGGGGTAGGAAAATCTTCCGGATGCAGCTGAATGTAGTGGCGGAAGGTGGCATCTTTCTCGGCAAAGTGAGCATCACGCCACTTGTCGGCCATGGTGGCCACGGCACCGACGGCTAGGGCGGCTGCGATGTGCTTTTGAATGCCTGCAGAGAAACGGGGGAAAACAGCCAGGATATTAGACTATTTACCCTCACGGTCGGAACGTTACATCACAGGGCGAACTGCgcgaaacacaacacattaCCGCTGAGCGCTGGACGGCCGGTGCCATAGTTGACGTAGCAAGCGCCGATGAATCCGAACACGCTACCCACCAGCGGGGCCCACTTGTCGTGCAGCCAGGATTTCGTGAACGAGCCCGAAAGCAGCTCCTGGGGTGATTTTCCGccgtacatttttgtttttcccctgAATCGAGATGCGGATTTTCTCCCAACACCGATCGACCAACAACACCTCGTTTGACGCACAGAACGTCAAGCACAGCTGAcagcagagtgaccagaaataccgatttatctgtattcctacccattttttatatgcctaccgattcacagatgaccgccctaaaactaccgattttccatttatcctaccgataatcacagatatttgatttttcaatcgtttaagcttaatctgtggcgcttgggatgctgCTTCAAGGATTGCTATCCTCATTTGTTACTTATCGCGCTGATGCAAGTTTGTTTGCCCGGtagtttttagttttatccgttaaaatttaatgttcataATAAGTACAAAATGTCAGTTGTGCGGATTCCGAGAATTGCTcgtcaaagaaaatcatttaaatttgaatttgaatctcgCTATCGGCGGTTAAAGATTAAAAAGAAATTGatcgttaaaataattgattaaatttaaatggttgcgttctcaacagtgctcctgccgaaatctgccaatataatctggccacactggcccGCAGGAAAAAAGCTCGCTCGAAAGGTCAacaaccgtcgcaaaacgtcaaaaacgaccgtcgccagcgcctccaaatcgttgcgagtttcgctcgctggcgacgtcggttttgatgttttgcgacggttttgcgacgatggccgccaaaaagctcgccttGCCCTGTGGGCAAAGtaaccagaaataccgatgtatatatatgtctagggtttgaaggaaaaaatctcaACTTTGTAATCATTGAATTACAAAACTCAGCCAAACAATTaaatcaatctaaataatCCAGCGAAAATCAAATGACAGCAGGTACGATAAAATCGTATCCGATGGAGCACTGTAGCGGCTCTAAGCGGTCGCGTGGAGGCccgagaaaaagaacttgtcaccactgagaaaaaaatgtacatcTTAGTCCTTCTTTGGCATAGAATTCCAATTTTCagatcgacacttcagaaaaaTCTTCCGCCAAACCGCCAAAttatctggccacactggctgACAGACTGCTATAAAATTGTCATTTGAAATGCTATAAAGACCGTTATTAAAACCAAAAAGGATGTTTGTGAATGTTATGTTGCTTCGTCGTCGTATTTATGAATTAAATTCACATAGGACATGAATTAGGTATGCAATAATTGTTAAATTTCTATAGAAATACAATAAATTAAGTTTTTGCAACAGAATAAGCTATAGTGAAGCGAACTAATGCTGCACATGTACAACTATGCAAAATTCCTATCTGGTTGATCTGCGTTGTTTTGTCTCGCTAACTTTGCCTCTGAACTTGAGGCGATCAAGCACATGATCAACGCGCAACCCTGAAAATTACCAGTCATCAGCACAATCAATTGCTAAGCATTATACCGCACTCCGTTCAAACTTTGTACGTTGGTGCGGTAAAAAATCACTTAAGCCCTAATCTTTTATTTTACGGTAGCTGTTAAAAAAAGTTAGAGATATTCCTTTCCCGAATGACCTTTCTTAACCCATTCGTAATCAGATGTGAGGCTTACAAAATATTCGTCTTTTCCCCCTTGTACCAACAATGTACTTTGAACTGTAGAGGCTCCCAGCACACCCAAATAATCTATTAAAAATgtgtcgttttcttttttgaataGCTTTCTGTCTTATCTACACAACACCCAATAATGCTAGATCACTCCAATGAAGCCACACTGCACACtaccacaaaaaaactcaaacacgGTGAGGATCGTCTTTGTATCGCCCTTTGTACTCTATGATCCAGCCGGTGCCGTGCTGCCCGTGGAACTGATTCACACCACCATCAAGATGCGCCCGCCGCCCGTCGGTTTGATCCCGCACGACCCCACGTTCTCACATGATCTTTCCGGAACGCGACCGACGCCGAAACGCAGCGCATCCGCGTGTACATTCGTACGGTTGAATTTGTTGCttatcaatttaattaatggGCGCTTTCTGGAGGCCCGCACTACGATCGCCGGATGATCACCGGCGGGCAACGTTTTCCGACCGTCAGTCGTTACCGGGCGTTTGTGGTCGACGGTTGCACACACTAGCTGGAGACGGTTCCGTTTCGTAATTGGCTTTCTGTCCGTCTGCAGGCACACACGATCACCCGGTGTCCCTCTCGGCGGGGATACAACAATTGGATAAAGTGCGTAGGGAGAAGCATCCGTGCCAGTGTCAGAAGCAGCTGTCAAAGATCGAGCCTCCGACTGGAACGATGGGTTAGTAGGCGGCAGCATCAACACACATCGTGCACGTGCCCGCACCGTGGTGATGGTAGTGCTACGCAGTACGATTTTCTTACTGTCGGTCAAATTCATCGTTTCAGTGCACCGGCAGCTAAAGCGGCAACACTCGGGCCTGCCGCAGATGGAGTCGCTGTCGCGCTTCAGCAGCATCCCGGTGGTGGAAACCGGCATCAAAACGGCCGGCAGTGTGTACGAGCGGGTGAAAGCAAGCAACGGCCTGCTGACGTGGGGCTTCGAGACGGCCGAATCGCTCACGTACGCACTGATCGACTCGCTGCGCCCGGCCACCAAGATGATCCAGGGGCCGCTGCACCAGCTGGACAGCATCATGTGCAAAAGTCTCGATCTGGTCGAGCAGAAGGTACCCTCGATGTATCTTCCGCCCGAGATGGTACGGTTGATGGTGCGGCACGAACGCAGGGAGATCCGCACCGTACTGAAACTTCGCCTCTGCTTCGTTACCTTTTCTTTTGGCAGATGTTTTGGAACACGAAGGAATACATGTCGGACCATTTGATGAAGCCGGTCCTGTCGCGGGCCAATTCGATGAAAAATTTGGGCCACGCAGTGCTGGAATCGCGCGTCTCCAACTATGCCGCTGGCCGGATCGACGGGGCACTCGTCGTTTGTGACAAATACGTCGAGCGGTACCTTCCGACGGAGCCGCAGGATCAGCCAGACTGTAAGTATGCCGCTTGTATGTGAACGCTGCgagtgtatgcgtgtgtgtgagtgaattTGTGTTGGTAGCTTATCAGCCGGTATCGCTGAGGCGGGCACGTTCCTGGCAGCAGCACGGCTATCATGCGATTCCATTGACCTGCATGATCCCAAGCGAACGGATGATAGGACTGCACGCTACCAGCCATTGCATGCTGATTATGTGCCCAAGCGTGCATGATCGGATGGGCCCTGGCCAACAGTACCCTGTGCGTATTGGTCGGTATTTATAGGTTccgttttcttcatttctttgttttccatCAACATtgtaaatgttattttttgttgaaatttcgTTTCTCATtgcaacaaaacagttttgaaTGATTACTGAAGAAACATGCATGTACAATCCGAATGCAACCAAAATTAACCTCCTCCACCTTCCCCGTCCTTGCCATACAGCGTGCGGTGCAGCTCCACCGGCAGACGACTCGAACGAGATGCACGTCGTGAAAACGTTCCACCGTGGCCAGCAGCTGTCCCGCAAGCTGAAGCGCCGGCTCACCTTCCGCACCCGCCAGGAGCTGAGCGCGCTGAAGAAGCAAAGTACCGAGGCGGTCCACGTGGTGGCGTACGCGGCCGAACTGATCGCGACAAACCCACGGGAGGCGTTGCAGAAAGCCGTCGAGCTGTGGCGCTACCTCAGCAAGGATGAACCCGAAAACCAGGCCCGGCCCCGCACGCTCGAGCAGGTGGCCGTACTGTTGACGCGCGAGTCCGCCCGCAAGATGGTGCACCTGATCAACTTTGTCACCGGTGCGGTCACGCGCGTCCCGAAAGCCGTCCGCGCCCAGACGCGCGAGCTGGTGCATCACTTCCTGTTCGCGACCGAGCGGCTGATGAAGACGGTCCATCTGGAGAAGGCAAAGGCGGCGACACTGTCCGAGGCTAGCGGGCTCGTGCACCGCATTCAGCATACCTACGACGATCTGCAGAACCAAACCAACCTGGCACTGGTAAGTGGGAGCGGAACGTAGCCAACGCATCTCATCTCAATGAGCATTTGTCGCTCAAAAACTACTTTTTGTTATGCACAAAATTACGTATCGTGTTCATGTTCTGATTGGTCGGTTCAAAATTTTTCGCCCTCTCATGCCTTCCCGCCCTCAGCATGGTCAGTTGTCGCTGGCTAACATTGATCGGCACGATTTTATCCATTGGCTTTTGTTGAAAGTGGTAAGTGGACGCTGCAAAATTATCTTCCACACGTTCATCTGCTCTGTGTGTAAAATGTCTTTTTTTGAATtgtaacaatttttttaaaacaatgatTCTTTGCGTATGCACCGACTGATAGCACAGTAACATCCTTTTGTCACGCTGCATCTATTTACAGGAACGCTTGGCAGTCTTTCTTTCCGGGCGCTTGGAGGCGGAAAAGATCACCACCAGTGGAAACCCTCGCCGACGCATACAGCCCCGAACAAACAGCAATCCGATGAATTCGAACATTAACGGCGTGTACtaatttatgtgtgtgtgtgagtgtgtatttgtgtatgtttgtctATGTGGCAACATAAGTCTGACAAGACTGTGTACTACCAAAACAATCCCCCTTTACCTGGAGTACCTCGATCCAAATGGGAAAGTCAGGGTTGCTCTTTTTCCAGTTAGATTCTAAGTGGATCATTAATATGTaataattgttgttgttataaaaaaaagaataaatacaAAGCATGAAAGTTTCAATCTACAAAACACGAATGAAAAAattgcgtgtgtttttttttaaatttaaataattcataaactATACGTCTTTTATTTTGATCATCTTTATACAGCTTTCTGTCTTACGTTGCTAGAGTTTAAAAACTACCCTCATTCACAACACAGGCAGGAGAGTTTCCTGGTTCCGGTCGCGCCACGCACCGACCAATCTTGCTGTGCCCAGCGCGCGTACCAGACACGCTCTGTTCTGTGTGCCGGTCAGTTCTACGAACGGAGcgaaaaataatttaccatTTGCGCTTTCCTTTTTCAGTGTTTAAAAtacgaaacgaaacaagaaacaggaagaaaaaaaaaccagcgaCAACACAACAAGCTTACACTATCGCTAACATAACCATCTACGCTGACTGACTCTCTGTGACTACCTGATCAGCGGAGAAGGAGGTTAATAAGGCACATTTGTTGTTTGCCGATCCCGCCTAGATCCGGGATCCGGGCTGGCATTTCCTACTAGAACGGGTTTCGTGTTTGCTTAAAATTTGGCACTAAAATCACTACGACCACCACGATGGGGCAGAAATTATTGGTACCTGGTTGCTCGTACCGTGAACGAAGCTCTCGATCATACCACACCCAACGGACCCGTTTAGTTACACCGCAACATCGCTATCGATCTCGTTTGGCCGTACCGCTGCGTGGAGCTCGgtgttaaattatttaataactaaaggacacaaacacaccccagcacacacacacacacacagacaacacGTACGCGCTGGAAGAAGTCACTATTACTTAAAGTACAAAATCACATTGACATCTCCAGCGCCTGTCCCGGCAATATTGTGCATCCGGTTCAACCGGTGCCAGTTGGGATATGGCTTTGACGGCATCGGGCACAATGTTTTCGCTGTCTGTCTTTCCGTCGATTCAGTTTCGAGCCTAGGGAGGgaagaaaatcaaaagaaagatCACATGAGTAAGTTTCAAGTGCAGAAAAGGTCCATCATTCTTTTGCGTTACTAAGCATAAGCCCGTTTTGTAAGTGAGTGCAGCATAAACgcataaatattcatattgTAGCGGTTGAGAGCGCCAAAAAACCTGTACGGTAGCATGCAAATATTTGAAAGCGTGTGGTAAGGTTGCAGATGTGTTAAACAAACGCATAAGCTCACAAAGCAAGCATCACACGAAAAGCATTAAAAGTGACGATCACATTCGCGCTGCTCGCTAGGGATGCTTTCTAATGCAAATGCAATAATGAGCAACCCGACAAACAACCCCACAGCCCTCTCTGAAGCAGATCTACGACGATGCTCACACAACTCGTTCACAAACCTTTTCTGTTCGCAGTGGATTTATGATGTGAGGTGTTGGgtagttgttgtttgctgttggtCGGTGATCGGTGTTTTAGCGACACCCTCGCTAGGCATAATGAGATCCTGTGCCCTTGCAGTATGTTCTCCCGAGTGCCTcggtgtgtgtaggtgtgtgtgtgagggtatGGATGTGTCGTGATCGTagtgtcttttttgttgctgacgAGGGATTGCATTGAGATGCTGGTGGTACTAGAACGGTTGAACGCGCAGTGCTTGTTCGTATATTGGTCCCCGTTTGGTTCCGTTTTACACCTTCCCAACAACCCACTAAACAACCCGCTCGCACCCAACACCAGCACTGCCACCCCTTTTACTGCTGTTGTGAACCGGAAtggttgttggtgtgtttggtgctgggcgtggtggtggtagtggtagtgatGGTGCCATTAGTGGTAGCTGCAGTGTCACCGTGATCAATGTTAATATTGTCTAGCTCGATGTCGGAACAGTTGTCCGAGTTGGACAGTGCCGAGTCCATCGAGGTGATGGtgttatttacttttttgtcactgaacgTGTCGCCGGGCCGCTTGGGCAGGAGAGGATCTTCCGCCGAaatgccgttgttgttgtccgATTCTGCGAAtgaaaatggggaaaagaaaCGCCCACATAAAGCTCTCATCCTTTTAGGTGCTCAGGACGTCTGTCACCGCGCGCTGCTCACCCTTACCTTTCTGAGCAAGTGCTCGTGCTTCCTCCTCCTGTTTGGCCTTCACCGTTTCCGGCGTCAGTGTGCCATTGTTAACGCTCTCGATCGCCGTTCGCAGCTGGAAGGAATGGGCAAAGGATATTAGAATGCAACGTGTGCCGTGTTTGGAGCAGCCCAATAGCTTACCTCCTTCAGCGCGACCACACCGACCAGACGGCCAACGTTCGTTACGTACGCATGGTTGATGCCAACCATCGAGAACAGCGAGTGAACCTTCAGGATCGACGTGCGCTCGACCAGCTGGAACGGGGCCGGATCGATGTGCAGATTGCCGACATCGATCGGCTTCGCCATCTCCTCCATCTCCCACGCCTTCTGGTCCTCGGGCGACATGTCGATCACGCGCTCCCGCGGCAGCTGCACCTTCTTCGAGATGCCGGGCGTCAGCGGGGCGACCTCCGACCCGACAATGCTGGGCGTACCGATCGACCCAATCTCCGGATCGGGCGTCACGTCCTGCAGCGTGGCCGACTTGCGGAAGATGATGTCGAACGCGGACCGGATGCGGCTCTCCGTGCCCGTGATCGTCGTGTACGGCGTGTGCACGGGGCTGTGCGGGGACAGCGGGCTGAAGCCCTTCAGCGTGAACGAGTTCGTCTTCTTGAGGATCGATTTCTTCGGCTGCGTCGCGCCAAACACGGGCCCGCTCGTGAGCGACGCGTTCGATTCGCGGCGAGCCTGCGGCGGTAGCATCTCGTTGTTCGCCCGCTCGCGCAGCTTCAGTATGTCCGGTGCCGGCACGACCTCGAACCGGGAGGGGCGGCGCGCCTTGGCCGCCTCGGCCGCTTCCCGCTTCTGGCGCTCCTGCTCCTCCCGGGCCTTCTCCTCCGCTTCCTTCATCAGCTTGGCGGCGACCTCGAGGCGCTTCTCGCGCCCAATGTGCTTGTCGATCATTTTGATCAGCTCGTAGCGCTGTACGCTGCCGAGCAGCGTCCGGTTGTCCGGGCTGTCGACGATCGGCAGGCTGCGCAGGCTCTTGTTCGCCTTCAGTATCTCCTTCAGCTGCTGGTACGAGATTCCCTTCCAGATGTAGCGCACGTCGCGCACCATAAAGTCCTCCACGTAGATGTTGTACATGCCGGACCCGGACGGCAGCAGATCGGGCAGGTAGGGTAGCTTCTTGATGAGTATGATGCTGTCGTACATGGACGGTTGGAGCAGGGCGGCGACGGCATTCGAGATGAGGGCCGCTATCATGACCGGCACGATGTGCGTGATTTGGCCGGTCATCTCGAACACGATCACGCCGACGGACACGGTGTGCGTGACGGCGCCGGAGAAAGCGGCCGCCCCGACCACCGAGTAGCCGCCCGGGATGATCGGGGCCAGCATGCCGCCGTACCGGACGCCGTGCGGGAACCACAGATGCATCGCTTCGCCGATGATCCGGCCGAACGCGGCACCGATTTTGAACACTGGTATGAACATACCGGATGGCACGGGAATGGTTGACGCGATGATCGACATGAAGAACTGGAAAGGAGGGATgagacacacaaaacagtTTAGCATGTGGAGCTCATTTCGCGCACTCGCGCAGCTTACCGTGTagagcaaataaataataaggTTGGCAAACACGTTCGTCTCCGGGGTGCGCCAGTTCGAGACGACGGCCGCCTGCTCGACCGTGAGCTCGTGCTTGGTCCAGGTAAAGTTGGAGAACAGCTGGTGCACCTGGTCGTGTGTGCTCAGCTCGCCGGCAATATACTTTCCGAAGCCCAGCGGAAATGAGAGCGTGGCCACTATGAGCGCCACAATGCCGGGATACAGGAAACGGCTGGAAGGTTAGTGGTAGAAACAGGTTAGAGCATCAAGACGCATCAGGAATTGCGGACGCAACTACTTACTTCTTCTGGAGAAATTTGTTCATCTTTTTGTTCGATCGCATAAACAGCACGTACTTCCGATGGACCCATACGTACAGTGCGCCACCTAGACCACAAACGAGACTGGCAAACGGGGTAGGAAGCTGTCGTCAGTACATAGTCAGCAGCGCTAACGTTCCCTCAACCCTCAACCCCACACTACTTACCCGATCagcgcaaacacaaacagctcCTGCGGGTCGAACGGAAAGTCCGACGTGAAGTTGGTGgaaaacatggccgtcaccGTGTCCGCCTTCTGGAACCAGACGGCCAGCAGCCGGAAGACGGTCGCGCCGCACACCGCGGCAAAGAAGCCGCGCCAGTAGTTGCGTACCGCAAAGTACGTCGTGGTGACCTCGATGCTGAACAGCACGCCCCCGATCGGGGCGGCGAAGCAGGCGCCGACACCGACGGCACAGGCCGCCGCCAGCATCTCCGTGTTGCGCGATTCGTTCTCGTAGATCGATTGGAATGATGTGATGATCTTACTTAGCAGCTGCGACACTATACTAGCTATATGTACAAACGGGCCCTCCTTGCCGAGCGGCATGCCGCTGCCGAGCGTCGCCGTCAGCCCGATCACCTTCGCGACGAGCGTCTTGAACGTGAGGTACTCCTTCAGCGCGACGCCGCGCAGTATCGTCTTCATCTCCGGTATGCCCGAGCCGATGCTCTGCGGTGCGACCAGATGGACGAAGCCGGCCGAAAACAGGATCAGACAGACGGGCAGCGACACCCAGGCGAGGTACTGCAGTACCGGATGGTTCGTGAGATCGCGGTACAGCCACACGCGTGCTGGAGGTTGGGAAGACGGGGGAGCATTCAAGGTTTGCAAATAGTCAATGGAAAAACGGTCGTCTTGTCTAGCCAGCACACTTACAGTTCGTGCA comes from the Anopheles coluzzii chromosome 2, AcolN3, whole genome shotgun sequence genome and includes:
- the LOC120951434 gene encoding chloride channel protein 2 isoform X8, translated to MKFTSHPTRHPSSYNQQTSSFFNMYGRYTKDLGEYAKDEARRLRLLERRRKKDDKARNKELLDVRDNKFFKAASWLWRNTFARLGEDWVFLALLGIIMALLSYVMDKGISMCTNSRVWLYRDLTNHPVLQYLAWVSLPVCLILFSAGFVHLVAPQSIGSGIPEMKTILRGVALKEYLTFKTLVAKVIGLTATLGSGMPLGKEGPFVHIASIVSQLLSKIITSFQSIYENESRNTEMLAAACAVGVGACFAAPIGGVLFSIEVTTTYFAVRNYWRGFFAAVCGATVFRLLAVWFQKADTVTAMFSTNFTSDFPFDPQELFVFALIGLVCGLGGALYVWVHRKYVLFMRSNKKMNKFLQKNRFLYPGIVALIVATLSFPLGFGKYIAGELSTHDQVHQLFSNFTWTKHELTVEQAAVVSNWRTPETNVFANLIIYLLYTFFMSIIASTIPVPSGMFIPVFKIGAAFGRIIGEAMHLWFPHGVRYGGMLAPIIPGGYSVVGAAAFSGAVTHTVSVGVIVFEMTGQITHIVPVMIAALISNAVAALLQPSMYDSIILIKKLPYLPDLLPSGSGMYNIYVEDFMVRDVRYIWKGISYQQLKEILKANKSLRSLPIVDSPDNRTLLGSVQRYELIKMIDKHIGREKRLEVAAKLMKEAEEKAREEQERQKREAAEAAKARRPSRFEVVPAPDILKLRERANNEMLPPQARRESNASLTSGPVFGATQPKKSILKKTNSFTLKGFSPLSPHSPVHTPYTTITGTESRIRSAFDIIFRKSATLQDVTPDPEIGSIGTPSIVGSEVAPLTPGISKKVQLPRERVIDMSPEDQKAWEMEEMAKPIDVGNLHIDPAPFQLVERTSILKVHSLFSMVGINHAYVTNVGRLVGVVALKELRTAIESVNNGTLTPETVKAKQEEEARALAQKESDNNNGISAEDPLLPKRPGDTFSDKKVNNTITSMDSALSNSDNCSDIELDNINIDHGDTAATTNGTITTTTTTTPSTKHTNNHSGSQQQ
- the LOC120951434 gene encoding chloride channel protein 2 isoform X3 → MWRKSGTDRAGKMRDRVGGHRGHPGSGGLERLRANSTDYTERIFHDEEFGEENVELVDEEWASFERVLREFRERRLLNASMDNLPRQKKSSRKRRAQAFYPMPMPSMSDTVDQDSSSVSSSDEAYETDEDGYIRTLMYGRYTKDLGEYAKDEARRLRLLERRRKKDDKARNKELLDVRDNKFFKAASWLWRNTFARLGEDWVFLALLGIIMALLSYVMDKGISMCTNSRVWLYRDLTNHPVLQYLAWVSLPVCLILFSAGFVHLVAPQSIGSGIPEMKTILRGVALKEYLTFKTLVAKVIGLTATLGSGMPLGKEGPFVHIASIVSQLLSKIITSFQSIYENESRNTEMLAAACAVGVGACFAAPIGGVLFSIEVTTTYFAVRNYWRGFFAAVCGATVFRLLAVWFQKADTVTAMFSTNFTSDFPFDPQELFVFALIGLVCGLGGALYVWVHRKYVLFMRSNKKMNKFLQKNRFLYPGIVALIVATLSFPLGFGKYIAGELSTHDQVHQLFSNFTWTKHELTVEQAAVVSNWRTPETNVFANLIIYLLYTFFMSIIASTIPVPSGMFIPVFKIGAAFGRIIGEAMHLWFPHGVRYGGMLAPIIPGGYSVVGAAAFSGAVTHTVSVGVIVFEMTGQITHIVPVMIAALISNAVAALLQPSMYDSIILIKKLPYLPDLLPSGSGMYNIYVEDFMVRDVRYIWKGISYQQLKEILKANKSLRSLPIVDSPDNRTLLGSVQRYELIKMIDKHIGREKRLEVAAKLMKEAEEKAREEQERQKREAAEAAKARRPSRFEVVPAPDILKLRERANNEMLPPQARRESNASLTSGPVFGATQPKKSILKKTNSFTLKGFSPLSPHSPVHTPYTTITGTESRIRSAFDIIFRKSATLQDVTPDPEIGSIGTPSIVGSEVAPLTPGISKKVQLPRERVIDMSPEDQKAWEMEEMAKPIDVGNLHIDPAPFQLVERTSILKVHSLFSMVGINHAYVTNVGRLVGVVALKELRTAIESVNNGTLTPETVKAKQEEEARALAQKESDNNNGISAEDPLLPKRPGDTFSDKKVNNTITSMDSALSNSDNCSDIELDNINIDHGDTAATTNGTITTTTTTTPSTKHTNNHSGSQQQ